One stretch of Cytophagaceae bacterium DNA includes these proteins:
- a CDS encoding cupin domain-containing protein yields the protein MQEINSINILDKFSLFDKQWTPHIIGELNGQYVKLCKLKDDFVWHSHDNEDELFMVFKGTLLMDFRDGRTVEVKEGEILIVPKGVEHRPHTNGEIVFNLLFEPKATLHTGNVESEMTVKELGWI from the coding sequence ATGCAGGAAATTAATTCAATCAACATTTTAGACAAATTTTCGCTGTTTGATAAGCAATGGACACCTCACATTATTGGCGAACTTAACGGTCAATATGTTAAACTTTGTAAACTCAAAGACGACTTTGTTTGGCATAGCCACGACAACGAAGACGAACTTTTCATGGTGTTTAAAGGTACACTTCTAATGGACTTTCGTGACGGAAGAACAGTTGAAGTCAAAGAGGGAGAAATCTTAATAGTTCCCAAAGGCGTTGAACATAGACCACATACCAACGGAGAAATAGTTTTTAACTTGCTATTTGAACCCAAAGCCACTCTTCACACAGGAAATGTTGAGAGTGAAATGACAGTAAAAGAATTAGGTTGGATTTGA